In Juglans microcarpa x Juglans regia isolate MS1-56 chromosome 4S, Jm3101_v1.0, whole genome shotgun sequence, a single window of DNA contains:
- the LOC121262639 gene encoding transcription factor UNE12-like, which produces MADNPPEGLGDDFFEQILSAQPTYTSSEAAAAVAAAGYGGGEVGSVPMMLQLGSGGGGGGLLRGMGLGMGMAPSLGLNLEQQQHQGFLRYERFREEIVDGNNNCNSNNNNNGSSSSAVTSGINERDSVQMSLFPAFGQLQLHPVRPTAPSPPPGPPQLNQFHSQQTPGPVGTAAHPPAIRPRVRARRGQATDPHSIAERLRRERIAERMKALQELVPSANKTDRAAMLDEIVDYVKFLRLQVKVLSMSRLGGAGAVAQLVADVPLSSGEGEGIDGATNQQAWEKWSNDGTEQQVAKLMEEDMGAAMQFLQSKALCIMPISLASAIFRTQETDALTLVKPESKTPS; this is translated from the exons ATGGCGGACAATCCGCCGGAGGGATTAGGCGACGATTTCTTCGAGCAGATCTTGTCTGCGCAGCCAACATATACAAGTAGTGAGGCGGCGGCGGCAGTGGCGGCAGCTGGATATGGAGGGGGAGAGGTGGGTTCCGTGCCCATGATGCTGCAGTTAGGGTctggtggtggtggcggtgggCTGCTGAGAGGGATGGGGTTGGGGATGGGTATGGCACCTTCTTTGGGGTTGAACTTGGAACAGCAGCAGCATCAAGGGTTTCTGAGGTATGAGAGATTTCGAGAAGAGATTGTCGATGGCAACAACAACTGCAatagcaataataataataatgggtcttcttcttctgctgtAACTTCTGGAATCAAT GAGAGAGATTCGGTGCAGATGAGTTTGTTTCCAGCGTTTGGACAGTTGCAGCTCCACCCAGTCCGGCCGACAGCACCATCTCCACCACCTGGCCCACCCCAACTCAACCAG TTTCACAGCCAACAAACACCTGGACCAGTTGGCACTGCAGCACATCCACCTGCCATCCGCCCAAGGGTGCGTGCAAGAAGAGGGCAAGCCACAGATCCCCATAGTATTGCTGAGCgg TTACGTCGAGAAAGAATTGCAGAAAGAATGAAAGCTTTGCAGGAGTTAGTTCCCAGCGCCAATAAA ACGGATAGGGCAGCCATGCTTGACGAAATTGTGGATTATGTGAAGTTTCTGAGGCTCCAAGTCAAG GTTTTGAGCATGAGTAGACTGGGTGGAGCAGGTGCCGTGGCTCAGCTTGTAGCTGATGTACCCCTGTCATCTGGCGAG GGGGAGGGCATTGACGGAGCAACAAATCAACAAGCTTGGGAGAAGTGGTCAAATGATGGCACAGAGCAGCAAGTGGCTAAGCTGATGGAAGAAGACATGGGAGCTGCCATGCAATTCCTTCAGTCCAAGGCCCTTTGTATCATGCCCATATCACTTGCTTCTGCCATTTTCCGTACACAAGAAACGGATGCACTAACACTTGTTAAGCCTGAATCAAAGACCCCTTCATAG